AGCATCGCAGGCCGCCGAGTTTGACGCGTTCAAGCTGCACGTGAAACGGATCGAATGTGACGAAGATCTGCACTCGATTGTCGAACTCGTTGAGGCATCACGTCGGACAGCAGGCCCGAACGGAAAACTGATGGTCGATGCCTGGATGCAGTGGGATTTACCCACAACACTGTCCGTTATTCGTATGATTGAACAATACGATGTGACCTGGATTGAAGAGCCGCTGCCTGTCGATGATCTGAGCGGGTACAACGCTCTCGTCGGTCAGTCATCAATCCCGGTCGCGGGTGGCGAACACGAGTTCACGGCAGCAGGATTTCGGCCTTTGATTGAACGCCGTCTGCATCAGGTGCTTCAGCCCGACGTCTGCTGGTGCGGTGGTATGACGCAGTTGGTCGAAATCTATCGTATGGCCACTGCTGCCGGTTTGCAGGTGTGCCCGCATCGAGGTGCCGAGGTATGGGCGCTTCACGCAATTGCAGCGCTGGATCAAAATCCGCTGGCCGAGTCCGGGCGGCCGTGGATGACCTGGGTCGGGGGACAGCCCTCAGTCGAGCAAGGCAGCGTGACACTGTCGGACGCTCCCGGATTTGGTATTGTGATTGATGAATCGAATCTTCCTGTTTGAGCTTCCATGCGGTAAGCCGGTGGTGAAATTACTTTATCATCGATCCGGAAGTTCGCGGTTGTCGGTCCTGACGATTGATTTGCAGTACGATTGGGTATGATAGAGTATTGGTCAATGTGACTCATATTCAGCATGACCGAGTTCAACGCCGGTGGTGAAAATTCGAGGATTCGTTGCACCGGTCGAAGGCCGTTCGATCATTACAAACAGGGGAAAACATGGTTCAGGTCATGGTCCGTTTGCGAAACGAGCAATCTGTGTTGTCCGAGAGAAAAGGTTGTATGATCAACGGAGCCTGGCGGAGATGGATGCTTCGCTACTCTGTCTCGTTGGCCGCTGCTT
The Fuerstiella sp. genome window above contains:
- a CDS encoding mandelate racemase/muconate lactonizing enzyme family protein, which codes for MKITDVRAIQPVAENSPPDWRTTMGQILVAVETDVGITGYGVGGGGAAGVHVVNTVLRDLLLGRNPECVEDLWREMYFATLPFGCKGLAIMALSGADLALWDLRGRVAGKPVAVLLGGNIGDSIPVYVTVWDTISASQAAEFDAFKLHVKRIECDEDLHSIVELVEASRRTAGPNGKLMVDAWMQWDLPTTLSVIRMIEQYDVTWIEEPLPVDDLSGYNALVGQSSIPVAGGEHEFTAAGFRPLIERRLHQVLQPDVCWCGGMTQLVEIYRMATAAGLQVCPHRGAEVWALHAIAALDQNPLAESGRPWMTWVGGQPSVEQGSVTLSDAPGFGIVIDESNLPV